Within Macaca nemestrina isolate mMacNem1 chromosome X, mMacNem.hap1, whole genome shotgun sequence, the genomic segment TAAAACGGCGCACCTACGATGCCTTAAACGTGCTGATGGCCATGAATGTCATCTccagggagaaaaagaagatcAAGTGGATTGGTCCGACCACAAACTCGGCTCAGAACTGTCAGAACTTACAGGTGGAAAGACAGAAGAGACTTGAAAGAATAAAGCAGAAACAGTCTGAACTTCAACAACTTATTTTACAGCAAATTGCCTTCAAGAACCTGGTGCTGAGAAACCGGTATGTGGAGGAACAGGTCAGTCGGCAGCTGCCGCCCAACTCAGTCATCCACCTGCCCTTCATCATCATCAGCACTAGCAAAAAGACCGTTATCAACTGCAGCATCTCCGACGACAAATTAGATTATCTGTTTAAGTTTGACAACTCATTTGAAATCCACGATGACATGCAAGTGTTGATGTGGATGGGCATGACTTTTGGGCTAGAGTCCGGGAGCTGCTCTGCTGAAGACCTTAAAATGGCCAGAAGTTTGGTCCCAAAGACTCTGGAGCCGTACGTGACAGAAATGGCTCAGGGAACTTTTGGAGGTGTGTTCACGATGGCAGGTTCCACGTCTAATGGCATGCAGCCCTCTGCCAGTGACCTGACCAACGGTATGGATGGGATGCCGGCCACAAGCTCTAATGGGTCTCAGTACCATGGCTCCAGAATGGAGACCACAGCagtccaggaggaggaggaggaggaggacaaca encodes:
- the LOC105481425 gene encoding transcription factor Dp family member 3 encodes the protein MAKYISLTEANKELKVLIDQNQTSGSVAVHPSTVNPLGKQLLPKTFGQSSVSIDQQVVIGMPQRPAASNIPVVGIPSPPSSHFASQNQPSYSPPRWARQHNRKGEKNGMGLSHLSMKVWETVQRKGTTSCKEVVGELVAKFRAASDHVSPNESAYDVNNIKRRTYDALNVLMAMNVISREKKKIKWIGPTTNSAQNCQNLQVERQKRLERIKQKQSELQQLILQQIAFKNLVLRNRYVEEQVSRQLPPNSVIHLPFIIISTSKKTVINCSISDDKLDYLFKFDNSFEIHDDMQVLMWMGMTFGLESGSCSAEDLKMARSLVPKTLEPYVTEMAQGTFGGVFTMAGSTSNGMQPSASDLTNGMDGMPATSSNGSQYHGSRMETTAVQEEEEEEDNNDDDFNENDEDD